In one window of Gudongella oleilytica DNA:
- a CDS encoding NYN domain-containing protein translates to MEDKRFAVLIDADNVSAKYIKYILDETANYGTATYKRIYGDWTKPGAAAWKDVLLENSVTPVQQYNYTVGKNATDSAMIIDAMDILYSGNVDGYCIVSSDSDFTKLSARLRESGMMVIGMGERKTPKPFISACNLFKYLDVLAESEKKAIGLEEDRDQDRDGRNNSTGNGKSKAAITEDQEKSMTDLSVIKLAIKKMLAEASGEDQRMNMGEIGNRLAKRYPDFDVRNYGDTKLSKFLKKFDFLRIESGGEGGTSLWVSLRSEEEPPEEENIPLEKKKRPYYRKRNKT, encoded by the coding sequence TTGGAGGATAAGAGATTTGCGGTTCTTATAGATGCTGACAATGTATCAGCGAAATATATAAAGTACATCCTTGATGAAACTGCCAATTATGGGACTGCTACTTATAAAAGGATATACGGGGACTGGACTAAACCAGGAGCAGCTGCATGGAAGGATGTATTGCTTGAAAACTCAGTAACCCCGGTTCAGCAATATAATTATACTGTCGGGAAAAATGCAACAGATTCAGCCATGATCATCGATGCCATGGATATTCTATACTCAGGAAATGTAGATGGCTACTGTATAGTATCAAGTGACAGCGACTTTACAAAGCTTTCAGCAAGGCTAAGAGAATCAGGGATGATGGTTATAGGCATGGGAGAGAGAAAAACACCTAAGCCTTTCATTTCAGCCTGTAACCTCTTTAAGTATCTGGATGTTCTGGCGGAGTCAGAGAAAAAGGCAATCGGGCTTGAAGAAGACAGAGACCAGGACAGAGATGGCAGAAACAACTCAACAGGAAACGGAAAGAGTAAGGCGGCTATTACTGAAGATCAGGAAAAGAGCATGACCGATCTGAGTGTTATTAAGCTTGCAATAAAGAAGATGCTGGCCGAGGCATCTGGTGAAGACCAAAGGATGAATATGGGTGAGATAGGAAACAGGCTGGCCAAAAGGTACCCCGATTTTGACGTCAGAAACTATGGTGACACCAAGCTCTCCAAATTCCTTAAGAAATTTGATTTTCTAAGAATAGAGTCGGGAGGAGAGGGAGGCACTTCACTTTGGGTTTCTTTAAGATCAGAGGAGGAGCCACCAGAAGAGGAGAATATCCCTTTAGAAAAGAAGAAACGTCCATATTACAGAAAGAGAAATAAAACATAG
- a CDS encoding NAD(P)/FAD-dependent oxidoreductase: MLRVPEIKLSLAQNERQLPEILSRTLGIRTDEIREWSIYKKSIDARKKDMISFVYSVDFQVDNEDKMLKRLSKKGVIKAESISFKYTPIAEKDSIRPVIVGTGPSGIFAGMVLAELGYNPILLERGKRVDDRVRDVEKFWETGILNTESNVQFGEGGAGTFSDGKLTTLIKDPRCRKVLEYFVEAGAPEDILYVNKPHIGTDILRRVVSNLRERIISLGGEVRFQAKVTDLIIRDGAVAGVVINGADELETDKVVLALGHSARDTFEMLYHSGIGIQQKAFSIGVRIEHPQEMISRSQYGELYTHPRLGAADYKLSGHFDNGRSAYTFCMCPGGTVVAAASEEGMTVTNGMSERARDRVNANAALLVNVTPEDFGSDHPLAGVEFQRCWERSAYEASGGSYKAPAQLVGDFLVDRTSKAFEGIEPSYKPGVVMTDLRKCLPPYVTETMKMAIIEFDKRLKGFARPDAVMTGVETRSSSPVRITRDEELQTNIKGLYPAGEGAGYAGGIISAAVDGIRVAEKIGNWKGGK, encoded by the coding sequence ATGCTTAGAGTGCCGGAAATCAAGCTTTCACTTGCTCAGAATGAAAGACAGCTCCCTGAAATTTTATCAAGGACCCTGGGAATAAGAACGGATGAGATAAGAGAATGGTCGATATATAAAAAATCGATCGATGCCAGGAAAAAAGATATGATCAGCTTTGTCTATTCAGTCGACTTCCAGGTAGATAACGAAGATAAAATGCTTAAGAGACTTTCAAAAAAAGGAGTAATAAAGGCAGAGAGCATTAGCTTTAAATATACTCCAATCGCTGAGAAGGATTCTATACGCCCTGTGATTGTAGGTACAGGGCCATCAGGAATTTTTGCAGGAATGGTACTTGCGGAGCTTGGATATAATCCCATTCTTCTTGAAAGAGGTAAGAGGGTGGATGACAGAGTCAGGGATGTTGAGAAATTCTGGGAAACGGGAATACTTAACACTGAATCAAATGTTCAGTTTGGTGAAGGGGGAGCAGGAACCTTCTCAGATGGTAAGCTCACAACATTGATCAAGGACCCACGCTGCAGAAAGGTCCTGGAGTACTTTGTTGAAGCCGGTGCTCCTGAGGATATCCTTTATGTGAATAAACCTCACATAGGTACGGATATATTGAGGAGAGTAGTCTCGAATCTTCGGGAAAGAATAATATCCCTTGGTGGCGAGGTGAGATTTCAGGCAAAGGTAACAGACCTTATTATCAGAGATGGTGCTGTTGCAGGTGTAGTAATCAACGGGGCTGATGAATTGGAGACCGATAAGGTTGTTCTGGCATTGGGCCACAGTGCCAGAGATACCTTCGAGATGCTCTACCACTCTGGGATCGGCATTCAACAGAAGGCATTTTCCATCGGTGTAAGGATAGAGCATCCACAGGAAATGATAAGCAGAAGTCAATATGGAGAGCTGTACACTCACCCTCGGCTGGGAGCTGCCGACTACAAGCTGTCCGGTCACTTTGACAATGGGAGGTCAGCCTATACCTTTTGCATGTGTCCAGGTGGAACCGTAGTAGCTGCAGCTTCTGAGGAAGGGATGACAGTCACAAATGGAATGAGTGAAAGAGCCAGAGACAGGGTAAACGCCAATGCAGCCTTATTAGTCAATGTTACCCCCGAGGATTTTGGGAGTGATCACCCGCTTGCTGGAGTCGAGTTCCAAAGGTGCTGGGAAAGAAGTGCATACGAGGCCTCAGGAGGGTCATATAAAGCACCAGCACAATTAGTCGGAGATTTTCTTGTGGATAGGACCTCAAAAGCTTTTGAAGGAATTGAGCCCAGCTACAAGCCGGGCGTAGTAATGACTGATCTGAGAAAGTGTCTTCCTCCTTATGTTACAGAAACAATGAAAATGGCAATAATTGAATTTGATAAAAGGCTTAAGGGGTTTGCCAGACCCGATGCAGTTATGACAGGGGTCGAAACAAGGAGCTCGTCACCAGTGAGAATAACAAGAGACGAGGAGCTGCAGACAAATATCAAAGGTCTATATCCGGCAGGTGAAGGTGCAGGCTACGCAGGAGGTATAATATCAGCAGCTGTTGATGGTATTAGAGTTGCAGAGAAGATCGGAAACTGGAAAGGAGGGAAGTAG
- a CDS encoding DUF697 domain-containing protein: MEKPVDTFQPIIKTLIRVGIGLLVLLMIIAFNNVIQISSFMSGIHPLLGQITLVVLLLVFLALLLLPLISFLSFRKALPIPEDENSPEFANYLNETKRRLQKNRYLREKDYQFSDGSDLKNQIIQAYEILGKRSRELIKGKATGVFLSTSISQNGVLDSFFVLGTLTKMLWEVSRIYEERPSIARLVSLYGNVAATVLMARGIEDLDLLDEQVEPLIASILGGGMATLVPGAVMATNLVVNSITEGSVNALLTLRVGCIAQGYLSSVTIPERKALRRSATIEACGMLGEVMKENSVLILKAFAKGARNAAKNTFKL; the protein is encoded by the coding sequence ATGGAAAAGCCTGTTGACACATTTCAACCGATTATTAAGACCTTGATAAGAGTCGGGATAGGACTTTTGGTACTGCTAATGATCATTGCCTTCAACAATGTGATACAGATTTCATCCTTCATGTCAGGGATCCATCCACTGTTGGGTCAGATTACACTTGTAGTTTTGCTTCTTGTGTTTCTTGCCCTATTGTTATTACCACTTATTAGCTTCTTAAGCTTCAGGAAGGCTCTCCCGATACCTGAGGACGAGAACTCTCCTGAATTCGCTAATTACCTTAATGAGACCAAACGAAGGCTTCAGAAAAACAGATATCTCAGGGAGAAAGATTATCAGTTTTCAGATGGTTCAGATTTAAAGAATCAAATCATCCAGGCTTATGAGATATTGGGTAAACGATCCAGAGAGCTTATAAAAGGAAAAGCTACAGGGGTTTTTCTTTCCACATCAATTTCGCAAAATGGTGTGCTGGACAGTTTTTTTGTACTGGGAACACTAACAAAAATGCTGTGGGAGGTGTCCAGGATATATGAGGAGCGGCCATCGATAGCGAGATTAGTATCACTTTATGGCAACGTTGCAGCAACAGTACTTATGGCCAGAGGGATTGAAGATCTGGATCTATTGGACGAGCAGGTTGAGCCTCTTATTGCATCCATACTGGGAGGAGGGATGGCTACCCTGGTCCCTGGAGCGGTAATGGCGACGAATCTTGTTGTTAACTCAATAACTGAAGGCTCAGTAAATGCTCTTCTAACCCTTCGAGTAGGCTGCATTGCCCAAGGATATCTTAGCTCAGTAACAATCCCGGAAAGAAAGGCATTAAGAAGAAGTGCGACCATAGAAGCCTGCGGTATGCTCGGTGAGGTCATGAAGGAAAATTCTGTGCTTATACTTAAGGCTTTTGCAAAAGGCGCCAGGAACGCTGCTAAGAATACCTTCAAATTATAG